The window CCACTTGCTTCCCCTTCCTTTCGACTCCATCGATTAAAATCCCCTGATCGCCAGCACCGCCGGCGTGGAAACAATGAGCATGATCGCAATAAGCATCAGCGCCAGCGGGAACAGCATTCTGGTTGAAGCTTCCTCGCCCAGCCGCCTCGCCGTGTGCTTGCGCATTTCCCAGCAATCGCTCCCCTGGGCGCTGAGGATAAGGACAAGCTCAGCGTTTCCCTTTCTAATATTGCGGACGACTGCTGAAACGAACCTGTTGATTTCAGGTATCCTGCATCTTTGGGCAAAGTCCTCATAAGCCCTCAAGTGCGGTTTGCCCGCTTCTATCTCTACCAGGCTTCTCCTCAATTCCCTGTAAAGCGGGGTGTTTTTGTGAGTTTCTTTCGCGATCTTTTCCCAGGCTCCGGTTATGGTCATCCCGGCACCCAAAAGAAGCGTAATCCTGTTCAAAAAGCCTGGAAAATCCGCCTGAAGCAGGAACCGCCTTTGCTTAACCTTTTTTTGCAGTTCGTAATCGGGAAGCAAATAGAGGCCGCCGGTCAGGACCAGGCAAAAAAGGAGAAAAGCGGCGTCTCTTTGGGCGGCCGCCAGCCCTAAAAATGCCGACAGCGCCGCCCCCGCCGTCATGTGCGCTGCTTTAGCGGCCTGGTGAAGCTTAAGGCGCCTGCCGGCGTTTTCCGCGCCGTAAAGCTCGGCCAGCTGCCAGGCTGTTCTCCGGTTCGCTCGCCCGGCCCCGTCGCATTTCAATAGCTCGACAGCCAGTAAACCAAGCGGCAGCAGCCATTTTAGAGGATAGTCGACCAGGTCGTCTTTTGCCGCTTTATTGCCGCCGTACTGCCAGAAATTTTTTATCGGCATGTTACACCTCGATATCCGTAATCTTCCTGGATATATAATACGCCGCGGCCAGCAGCAAGACTGCCGCCGTCATGGCAAACCTTCCGAAAGCGGTCTGAAAAACCGGGGCCATATAGTCGCCGGCGCTCCAGGAAAGGAGGATGAGCAGCAGTACCGGCATCACGTTCAATACTTTTTGCTCCATTTTTCTCTGGGACAACAGGGTATTGATTTCTTCTTTGATCCGGAGCTTATCGCCGATCACGGAGGAAGTCGTCCTCATGATCTCCACCATGTTCCCGCCGCTTTTTTTACCGATGGCAAAAACCTCGGCAAAATTCGCAATATC is drawn from Peptococcaceae bacterium and contains these coding sequences:
- a CDS encoding type II secretion system F family protein; the encoded protein is MPIKNFWQYGGNKAAKDDLVDYPLKWLLPLGLLAVELLKCDGAGRANRRTAWQLAELYGAENAGRRLKLHQAAKAAHMTAGAALSAFLGLAAAQRDAAFLLFCLVLTGGLYLLPDYELQKKVKQRRFLLQADFPGFLNRITLLLGAGMTITGAWEKIAKETHKNTPLYRELRRSLVEIEAGKPHLRAYEDFAQRCRIPEINRFVSAVVRNIRKGNAELVLILSAQGSDCWEMRKHTARRLGEEASTRMLFPLALMLIAIMLIVSTPAVLAIRGF